One part of the Rhizobium rhizogenes genome encodes these proteins:
- a CDS encoding ABC transporter permease subunit — MSDVTTTPGVRLSDAAIRRRMLADFWFYFRQNRGAVIGLAVFILLVLVAVFAPLIAPHDPTQQYRDALLVPPVWQEGGRAGFFFGTDAVGRDMLSRLIYGAQYSLFIGIVVVSIALVGGIVIGLVAGFFGGWVDTVIMRVMDVILAFPSLLLALVLVAILGPGLTNAMIAIAIVYQPHFARLTRAAVMSELRREYVTAARVAGAGNFRLMFKTILPNCLAPLIVQATLSFSSAVLDAAALGFLGMGAQPPASEWGTMLAEAREFILRAWWVVTLPGLTILISVLAINLMGDGLRDALDPKLKRS, encoded by the coding sequence ATGAGCGATGTGACCACCACCCCCGGCGTCCGCCTTTCGGACGCCGCCATCCGCCGCCGGATGCTCGCCGATTTCTGGTTCTACTTCCGTCAGAACCGCGGTGCCGTCATCGGCCTTGCCGTCTTCATTCTCCTGGTGCTGGTGGCGGTTTTCGCGCCGCTGATCGCGCCACATGATCCGACACAGCAATATCGCGATGCGCTGCTTGTCCCGCCGGTCTGGCAGGAAGGCGGCCGCGCCGGCTTCTTCTTCGGCACCGATGCCGTCGGTCGCGACATGCTGTCCCGGCTGATCTACGGCGCGCAATATTCGCTGTTCATCGGCATTGTCGTTGTTTCCATCGCCCTTGTCGGCGGCATCGTCATCGGCCTCGTCGCCGGCTTTTTCGGTGGCTGGGTGGATACCGTCATCATGCGCGTGATGGACGTCATCCTGGCGTTTCCGTCGCTGCTTCTGGCGCTGGTGCTGGTCGCGATCCTCGGTCCGGGGCTCACCAATGCCATGATCGCCATCGCCATCGTTTACCAGCCGCATTTCGCGCGTCTGACGCGTGCTGCTGTCATGAGCGAGTTGCGTCGCGAATATGTCACCGCCGCGCGTGTGGCCGGCGCCGGCAATTTCCGGCTGATGTTCAAGACAATCCTGCCGAACTGCCTTGCGCCGCTGATCGTTCAGGCAACGCTGTCCTTCTCGTCCGCGGTCCTCGATGCGGCCGCCCTCGGCTTCCTCGGCATGGGCGCGCAGCCGCCCGCCTCCGAATGGGGCACGATGCTGGCCGAAGCGCGTGAATTCATTCTGCGCGCCTGGTGGGTCGTCACCCTTCCCGGCCTGACGATCCTGATCTCGGTGCTCGCCATCAACCTGATGGGCGACGGCCTGCGCGATGCGCTCGATCCCAAACTGAAGCGGAGCTGA
- a CDS encoding ABC transporter permease subunit produces the protein MIRFILGKLLYLVPTFLGITIVAFAFVRVLPGDPVLLMAGERGISPERHAQLAEQLGFAQPVWQQYLHFLGRLLQGDLGNSLVTKKPVLTEFLSLFPATVELGLVAIIIATLIGVPVGVIAAIRRGSWFDQISMTTALVGFSMPIFWWGLLLIIMFSGILQWTPVSGRISLMYFFPSVTGFMLIDSLISGQKGAFVSALSHLILPSVVLATIPLAVIARQTRSAMLEVLGEDYVRTARAKGMSASRVVGVHALRNAMIPVITTIGLQIGVLMAGAILTETIFSWPGIGKWMIDSISRRDYPVVQSGLLLIAGLVMVVNLLVDLTYGLINPRIRHK, from the coding sequence ATGATCCGGTTCATTCTCGGCAAACTTCTTTATCTCGTTCCGACATTCCTCGGGATCACCATTGTCGCCTTCGCCTTCGTGCGCGTCCTGCCGGGCGATCCCGTGCTGCTGATGGCGGGTGAACGCGGCATATCGCCTGAAAGGCATGCGCAGCTTGCCGAACAGCTCGGCTTTGCCCAGCCTGTCTGGCAGCAATATCTTCATTTCCTCGGACGGCTGCTTCAGGGCGATCTCGGCAATTCGCTGGTCACCAAGAAACCTGTTCTGACCGAGTTCCTGTCGCTCTTCCCCGCGACGGTCGAGCTTGGTCTTGTTGCCATCATCATCGCCACCCTGATCGGCGTGCCGGTCGGCGTCATCGCCGCCATCCGCCGTGGGTCGTGGTTCGACCAGATTTCCATGACGACGGCGCTGGTGGGTTTCTCCATGCCGATCTTCTGGTGGGGCCTGCTGCTGATCATCATGTTCTCCGGCATCCTGCAGTGGACGCCGGTGTCGGGCCGCATCTCGCTGATGTATTTCTTCCCCTCCGTCACCGGTTTCATGCTGATCGACAGCCTGATTTCGGGGCAGAAGGGCGCTTTCGTCTCGGCCCTGTCGCATCTCATTCTGCCGTCGGTGGTGCTTGCCACCATTCCGCTTGCCGTCATCGCGCGCCAGACGCGCTCGGCCATGCTGGAAGTTCTGGGTGAGGATTATGTGCGCACGGCACGGGCAAAAGGCATGTCTGCGTCCCGCGTCGTCGGCGTGCACGCGCTGCGCAACGCCATGATCCCGGTCATCACCACCATCGGCCTGCAGATTGGCGTGCTGATGGCGGGTGCCATCCTGACCGAAACCATCTTTTCCTGGCCGGGCATCGGCAAGTGGATGATCGATTCCATCTCGCGCCGCGACTATCCGGTCGTGCAGAGCGGCCTGCTGCTGATTGCGGGTCTGGTAATGGTCGTCAACCTGCTTGTCGATCTGACCTATGGCCTCATCAATCCGAGGATCCGTCACAAATGA
- a CDS encoding ABC transporter substrate-binding protein, with protein sequence MKTLTRSLLIASAIAITSAMPAMAKTFVYCSEASPEGFDPSPYTAGGTFDASAHPVYNRLTEFKKGTTEVEPGLAEKWDVSSDGLEYTFHLRKGVKWHSNEKFTPSRDFNADDVIFSYNRQGDAKNPWNQYIAGITYEYYNSMEMPSLIKEIVKVDDYTVKFVLTRPEAPFLANIAMPFASIVSKEYADTLDKAGTKEDFNNLPIGTGPFKFVAYQKDAVIRYQKNADYWGEAPKIDDLIFAITPDAAVRLQKLKAGECHLMPYPAPADLAAIRADSNLKLDEQPGLNVAYFAYNTTVAPFDKPEVRKALNMAMNKQAIIDAVFQGAGQVAKNPIPPTMWSYNDSIKDDPYDPEAAKKALEAAGVKDLSMKIWAMPVQRPYMPNARRTAELIQSDFAKVGVKAEIVSFEWGEYLKKSTEVNRDGAVILGWTGDNGDPDNFMGVLLSCAATGEGGANRAQWCNKEFSELLSKAKQTTDVAERTKLYEQAQVIFKEQAPWATLAHSTQFVPMSAKVSGFTMSPLGDFTFENVDIAE encoded by the coding sequence ATGAAAACGCTGACCCGCAGTTTGCTTATCGCCTCTGCGATTGCGATCACTTCCGCCATGCCTGCCATGGCGAAGACCTTCGTTTATTGCTCCGAGGCATCGCCGGAAGGCTTCGATCCGTCGCCCTACACCGCCGGCGGCACCTTCGACGCTTCCGCGCATCCGGTCTACAACCGTCTGACCGAGTTCAAGAAGGGCACGACCGAAGTTGAGCCGGGCCTTGCCGAGAAATGGGATGTTTCGAGCGATGGTCTCGAATACACGTTCCACCTGCGCAAGGGTGTGAAGTGGCACTCCAACGAGAAGTTCACGCCGAGCCGCGATTTCAACGCCGATGACGTGATCTTCAGCTACAACCGCCAGGGCGACGCCAAAAACCCGTGGAACCAGTATATCGCAGGCATCACCTACGAATATTACAATTCCATGGAAATGCCATCGCTGATCAAGGAAATCGTCAAGGTCGACGATTACACAGTCAAGTTCGTGCTGACGCGCCCGGAAGCGCCGTTCCTCGCCAATATCGCCATGCCTTTCGCATCGATCGTATCGAAGGAATATGCCGATACGCTTGATAAGGCCGGCACCAAGGAAGACTTCAACAACCTGCCGATCGGTACGGGTCCGTTCAAGTTCGTCGCCTATCAGAAGGACGCGGTCATCCGTTACCAGAAGAACGCCGACTATTGGGGCGAAGCGCCGAAGATCGACGACCTGATCTTCGCGATCACGCCTGACGCCGCCGTGCGCCTGCAGAAGCTGAAGGCCGGCGAATGCCACCTGATGCCTTACCCGGCCCCGGCTGACCTTGCCGCCATCCGCGCCGATTCCAACCTCAAGCTCGATGAGCAGCCGGGTCTGAACGTCGCCTACTTCGCCTACAACACGACCGTTGCACCTTTCGACAAGCCGGAAGTCCGCAAGGCGCTGAACATGGCGATGAACAAGCAGGCGATCATCGACGCCGTGTTCCAGGGCGCCGGCCAGGTTGCCAAGAACCCGATCCCGCCGACCATGTGGTCCTATAACGACAGCATCAAGGACGATCCGTACGATCCGGAAGCCGCCAAGAAGGCTCTCGAAGCCGCTGGCGTCAAGGATCTGTCGATGAAGATCTGGGCGATGCCGGTTCAGCGTCCCTACATGCCGAACGCACGCCGCACGGCCGAGCTGATCCAGTCGGATTTCGCCAAGGTTGGCGTCAAGGCCGAGATCGTCTCCTTCGAGTGGGGTGAGTACCTCAAGAAGTCGACCGAAGTGAACCGCGACGGCGCCGTCATCCTCGGCTGGACCGGCGACAACGGTGACCCGGATAACTTCATGGGCGTTCTGCTCTCCTGCGCCGCAACCGGCGAAGGTGGTGCAAACCGCGCGCAATGGTGCAACAAGGAGTTCTCCGAGCTGCTTTCCAAGGCAAAGCAGACCACTGATGTTGCCGAGCGCACCAAGCTTTATGAGCAGGCGCAGGTGATCTTCAAGGAACAGGCTCCGTGGGCGACGCTTGCGCACTCCACCCAGTTCGTTCCGATGTCCGCCAAGGTTTCCGGCTTCACCATGAGCCCGCTTGGCGACTTCACCTTCGAAAACGTCGACATCGCGGAGTAA
- a CDS encoding Xaa-Pro peptidase family protein, whose translation MADFQEALKRFQPIAVSSIAEDEFSLRLRGLQARMIQQNVKAVWLDASSSLTYYTGLSLGLSERIHGALVPAEGAPVYISPTFEEPKLQTLIRIPGEVAVWEEDESPFDLMAGRIGSLACPGHLVAIDPATPFVFASALMQRLEGRIISAQPLIVAQRQVKSAAEIALIQTAMNASYGVQKAVFEGLRPGISTTEVADFVNAAHIALGLKPLFVAVQFGEATAYPHGVPYAQTLNEGDMVLVDLGAILHGYRSDITRTYVFGKPTERQRFLWNAERDAQAAAFAAARIGAACSDVDRAARDSLKAAGFGPDYQLPGLPHRTGHGLGLDIHEEPYIVAGNATALQPGMCFSIEPMLCVYGECGVRLEDIVYMTEAGPRWFCPPETNLDRLFQPVAG comes from the coding sequence ATGGCAGACTTTCAAGAGGCGCTGAAGCGGTTTCAGCCGATCGCGGTTTCATCGATCGCTGAAGACGAATTCAGTTTGCGGCTGCGCGGACTTCAGGCGCGGATGATCCAGCAGAATGTGAAGGCGGTCTGGCTCGATGCATCATCGTCGCTGACCTATTATACCGGCCTGTCGCTTGGCCTTTCGGAGCGCATTCATGGCGCCCTGGTGCCGGCCGAAGGCGCGCCGGTCTATATCAGCCCGACTTTTGAAGAGCCGAAACTCCAGACCCTGATCCGTATTCCGGGCGAGGTCGCTGTCTGGGAAGAGGATGAAAGTCCTTTCGATCTGATGGCGGGGCGTATCGGCTCTCTTGCCTGTCCCGGTCATCTTGTCGCCATCGATCCCGCAACACCCTTCGTTTTCGCATCGGCCCTGATGCAGCGTCTGGAAGGGCGGATCATTTCCGCCCAGCCGCTGATCGTTGCCCAGCGGCAGGTCAAGTCCGCCGCTGAAATCGCCCTCATCCAGACGGCGATGAATGCAAGCTACGGCGTGCAGAAGGCGGTGTTCGAAGGGCTGCGTCCGGGCATTTCCACCACTGAAGTGGCGGATTTCGTCAACGCCGCCCATATCGCGCTTGGCCTGAAGCCGCTTTTCGTGGCGGTGCAGTTCGGCGAGGCGACGGCCTATCCGCACGGCGTGCCCTATGCGCAGACGCTGAACGAAGGCGATATGGTGCTGGTCGATCTCGGTGCCATTCTTCACGGCTATCGTTCCGATATCACCCGAACCTATGTCTTCGGCAAACCGACCGAGCGTCAGCGTTTCCTCTGGAACGCCGAGCGCGACGCGCAGGCTGCGGCCTTCGCGGCGGCCCGTATCGGCGCTGCCTGTTCCGATGTGGACAGGGCCGCGCGCGACAGCCTGAAAGCGGCCGGTTTCGGCCCGGATTACCAGCTTCCCGGCCTGCCGCATCGCACCGGCCACGGGCTTGGGCTGGATATTCACGAAGAACCCTATATCGTTGCTGGAAATGCCACGGCTCTTCAACCGGGCATGTGCTTTTCCATCGAGCCGATGCTGTGCGTTTATGGCGAATGCGGCGTCCGTCTCGAAGATATCGTATATATGACGGAGGCGGGACCGCGCTGGTTCTGCCCGCCGGAAACGAACCTCGACCGGCTGTTTCAGCCGGTCGCCGGGTAA
- a CDS encoding SDR family oxidoreductase, whose translation MSGTILITGATSGFGQATARRFVKEGWKVIGTGRRAERLEALAAELGSAFYGAAFDITDEDATEKALSALPEGFRDIDILVNNAGLALGTAPAPQVPLKDWQTMVNTNITGLLNITHHLLPTLIERRGIVVNLSSVAAHWPYTGGNVYGGTKAFLRQFSLGLRSDLHGKGVRVTSIEPGMCETEFTLVRTGGNQDVSDNLYKGVNPITADDIANTIYWVASQPKHININSLELMPVNQSFAGFQVHRES comes from the coding sequence ATGAGCGGCACCATCCTTATCACAGGCGCGACGTCCGGTTTCGGACAGGCCACGGCGCGGCGTTTCGTCAAGGAAGGCTGGAAGGTCATCGGCACGGGCCGGCGCGCGGAACGGCTGGAGGCGCTGGCGGCTGAACTCGGTTCGGCCTTTTATGGCGCCGCCTTCGATATCACGGATGAGGACGCGACCGAAAAGGCGCTTTCCGCTTTGCCGGAAGGTTTCCGGGATATCGACATTCTCGTCAACAATGCCGGCCTGGCGCTTGGCACCGCGCCTGCGCCGCAGGTGCCGCTCAAGGACTGGCAGACCATGGTGAACACCAATATCACCGGTCTCCTGAACATCACCCATCATCTTCTGCCGACGCTGATCGAACGCCGGGGCATTGTCGTCAACCTTTCGTCGGTTGCGGCGCACTGGCCCTATACCGGCGGCAATGTGTATGGCGGGACAAAAGCCTTCCTGCGGCAATTCTCGCTCGGCCTCCGCTCCGACCTGCATGGCAAGGGTGTGCGGGTAACCTCGATCGAACCCGGCATGTGCGAAACGGAGTTCACGCTGGTGCGCACCGGCGGCAATCAGGATGTGTCGGACAATCTCTATAAGGGCGTGAACCCGATCACGGCCGACGATATCGCCAACACGATCTATTGGGTCGCCTCGCAGCCCAAGCATATCAACATCAACAGTCTCGAACTCATGCCGGTCAACCAGTCCTTTGCCGGTTTTCAGGTGCACCGGGAAAGCTGA
- a CDS encoding nucleoside 2-deoxyribosyltransferase, whose amino-acid sequence MTKKIYLAGPEVFLPNAREMLDLKASLAREAGFTPLSPGDLQIPPADTRIGHGCNINEGDERMMLEADAVIANLTPFRGIAADTGTSYELGFMCALGKPVFAYTNVAANHFARIKAHYGGAAAMDETGRYRGPDGLSIENFDMVDNLMLHGGILRRGGVIIVGNAPEEALYTDIDAYRRCLAAAAERLLGQTDSDRTKLAEASS is encoded by the coding sequence ATGACAAAGAAAATCTATCTCGCCGGACCGGAAGTCTTCCTCCCGAACGCGCGGGAAATGCTCGATCTCAAGGCATCGCTTGCGCGGGAAGCCGGTTTTACGCCGCTTTCGCCGGGCGATTTGCAGATTCCGCCGGCAGACACCCGGATCGGCCATGGCTGCAACATCAATGAAGGCGATGAACGGATGATGCTGGAGGCGGATGCGGTGATCGCCAATCTCACGCCGTTTCGCGGCATCGCCGCCGATACCGGAACGAGTTACGAGCTGGGCTTCATGTGCGCTCTGGGCAAGCCGGTTTTCGCCTACACCAATGTCGCGGCCAATCATTTCGCCCGTATCAAGGCGCATTACGGCGGCGCTGCCGCCATGGATGAGACGGGCCGCTATCGCGGGCCGGACGGGCTGTCGATCGAGAATTTCGACATGGTCGACAATCTGATGCTGCACGGCGGTATCCTGCGGCGCGGCGGCGTGATCATTGTCGGCAATGCGCCTGAAGAGGCCCTGTATACGGATATCGACGCCTACAGGCGCTGTCTTGCGGCGGCAGCGGAAAGATTATTGGGACAGACTGATTCTGACAGAACGAAGCTAGCGGAGGCATCATCATGA
- a CDS encoding ribonuclease D, with the protein MAAPIRYHEGDISAEDAARYTGAIAIDTETLGLVPRRDRLCVVQLSPGDGTADVIRIAAGQKEAPNLVRMLADPARQKIFHYGRFDIAVLFHTFGVTTTPVFCTKIASRLTRTYTDRHGLKDNLKEMLEVDISKAQQSSDWAAETLSPAQLEYAASDVLYLHALRDKLTQRLVRDGRLEHADACFAFLPTRAKLDLLGWEETDIFAHS; encoded by the coding sequence ATGGCCGCACCCATCCGTTACCACGAAGGCGATATTTCCGCCGAAGACGCCGCGCGTTACACCGGCGCCATCGCAATCGATACGGAAACGCTGGGGCTGGTACCGCGCCGCGACCGTCTGTGCGTCGTCCAGCTTTCGCCGGGCGATGGCACGGCGGATGTCATCCGCATCGCCGCCGGCCAGAAGGAGGCCCCCAACCTCGTTCGCATGCTTGCCGATCCCGCGCGCCAGAAGATCTTTCATTACGGCCGTTTCGATATCGCCGTTCTGTTTCACACATTCGGCGTGACGACCACACCGGTTTTCTGCACCAAGATCGCCTCGCGCCTCACCCGCACCTATACCGACCGGCACGGGCTGAAAGACAATCTGAAGGAAATGCTGGAGGTCGATATCTCCAAGGCGCAGCAATCATCCGACTGGGCAGCGGAGACGCTGTCGCCCGCGCAGCTCGAATATGCCGCCTCCGACGTGCTCTACCTGCACGCGCTGCGCGACAAGCTGACCCAGCGCCTTGTGCGTGACGGTCGCCTCGAGCACGCCGACGCCTGTTTCGCGTTTCTGCCGACCCGCGCGAAGCTCGATCTTCTCGGCTGGGAAGAAACCGACATTTTCGCCCATAGCTGA
- the rpsA gene encoding 30S ribosomal protein S1, giving the protein MSVSTPTREDFAALLEESFASNDLAEGYVAKGIVTAIEKDVAIVDVGLKVEGRVPLKEFGAKSKDGTLKVGDEVEVYVERIENALGEAVLSREKARREESWVKLEAKFEAGERVEGVIFNQVKGGFTVDLDGAVAFLPRSQVDIRPIRDVTPLMHNPQPFEILKMDKRRGNIVVSRRTVLEESRAEQRSEIVQNLEEGQVVDGVVKNITDYGAFVDLGGIDGLLHVTDMAWRRVNHPSEILNIGQQVKVQIIRINQETHRISLGMKQLESDPWDGISAKYPVGKKISGTVTNITDYGAFVELEPGIEGLIHISEMSWTKKNVHPGKILSTSQEVDVVVLEVDPSKRRISLGLKQTLENPWQAFAYSHPAGTEVEGEVKNKTEFGLFIGLEGDVDGMVHLSDLDWNRPGEQVIEEYNKGDVVKAVVLDVDVEKERISLGIKQLGKDAVGEAASSGDLRKNAVVSAEVIGVNDGGIEVKLVNHEDLTSFIRRADLSRDRDEQRPERFSVGQVVDARVVNFSKKDRKVMLSIKALEIAEEKEAVAQFGSSDSGASLGDILGAALKNRGE; this is encoded by the coding sequence ATGTCAGTATCTACCCCCACGCGCGAAGATTTCGCAGCGCTTCTCGAAGAATCCTTTGCCTCTAACGATCTTGCCGAAGGCTATGTTGCCAAGGGTATCGTAACGGCAATCGAGAAGGACGTTGCCATCGTCGACGTCGGCCTCAAGGTTGAAGGCCGCGTACCGTTGAAGGAATTCGGCGCGAAGTCCAAGGACGGCACGCTGAAGGTCGGCGACGAAGTCGAAGTTTACGTCGAGCGCATCGAAAACGCTCTCGGCGAAGCCGTTCTGTCGCGCGAGAAGGCTCGCCGCGAAGAAAGCTGGGTCAAGCTCGAAGCCAAGTTCGAAGCTGGCGAGCGCGTCGAAGGCGTTATCTTCAACCAGGTCAAGGGTGGTTTCACCGTCGATCTGGACGGCGCTGTTGCCTTCCTTCCGCGTTCGCAGGTCGACATCCGTCCGATCCGCGACGTGACCCCGCTGATGCACAACCCGCAGCCCTTCGAAATCCTCAAGATGGACAAGCGTCGCGGCAACATCGTTGTTTCGCGCCGTACGGTTCTCGAAGAGTCGCGTGCCGAGCAGCGTTCTGAAATCGTTCAGAACCTCGAAGAAGGCCAGGTTGTTGACGGCGTCGTCAAGAACATCACCGATTACGGTGCGTTCGTTGACCTCGGCGGCATCGACGGCCTGCTGCACGTTACCGACATGGCATGGCGCCGCGTCAACCATCCTTCGGAAATCCTCAACATTGGCCAGCAGGTCAAGGTTCAGATCATCCGCATCAACCAGGAAACCCACCGTATCTCGCTCGGCATGAAGCAGCTCGAGTCCGATCCGTGGGATGGCATCTCCGCCAAGTACCCGGTTGGCAAGAAGATCTCCGGTACGGTCACGAACATCACCGACTACGGTGCATTCGTCGAGCTGGAGCCGGGCATCGAAGGCCTGATCCACATTTCCGAAATGTCCTGGACCAAGAAGAACGTACATCCCGGCAAGATCCTGTCCACGAGCCAGGAAGTCGACGTTGTCGTTCTCGAAGTCGATCCGTCCAAGCGCCGTATCTCGCTCGGCCTCAAGCAGACGCTGGAAAACCCGTGGCAGGCATTCGCCTACAGCCATCCGGCCGGCACTGAAGTTGAAGGCGAAGTCAAGAACAAGACCGAATTCGGTCTGTTCATCGGCCTCGAAGGCGATGTCGATGGCATGGTTCACCTGTCGGATCTCGACTGGAACCGTCCGGGCGAGCAGGTCATCGAAGAGTACAACAAGGGTGACGTCGTCAAGGCAGTCGTTCTCGACGTTGACGTCGAGAAGGAACGCATCTCGCTCGGCATCAAGCAGCTCGGCAAGGATGCTGTCGGCGAAGCCGCTTCTTCCGGCGATCTGCGCAAGAACGCAGTCGTTTCCGCTGAAGTCATCGGCGTCAACGATGGCGGCATCGAAGTGAAGCTCGTCAACCACGAAGACCTCACCTCGTTCATCCGTCGCGCTGACCTTTCCCGTGACCGCGACGAGCAGCGCCCCGAGCGCTTCTCGGTTGGCCAGGTTGTCGACGCCCGCGTCGTCAACTTCTCGAAGAAGGACCGCAAGGTCATGCTTTCGATCAAGGCTCTGGAAATCGCTGAAGAGAAGGAAGCCGTCGCACAGTTCGGTTCTTCCGACTCGGGCGCTTCGCTCGGCGACATCCTCGGCGCGGCTCTGAAGAACCGCGGCGAATAA
- the cmk gene encoding (d)CMP kinase — MTFTIAIDGPAAAGKGTLSRKIAQTYGFHHLDTGLTYRATAKALLDAGLPLDDEAVAEKVALELNLAGLDRSVLARHDIGEAASRIAVMTPVRRALVKAQQRFAAKEPGTVLDGRDIGTVVCPDAPVKLYVTASPDVRARRRYDEILANGGEADYEAIFAEVKKRDERDMGRADSPLKPAEDAHLLDTSEMSIEAAFQAARAIIDAALEK, encoded by the coding sequence ATGACATTCACGATCGCCATAGACGGACCTGCTGCGGCGGGTAAAGGAACCCTGTCGCGCAAGATAGCGCAGACCTACGGGTTCCACCATCTCGATACCGGCTTGACCTACAGGGCCACGGCCAAGGCCCTTCTGGATGCGGGATTGCCGCTCGATGACGAGGCGGTCGCCGAAAAGGTGGCGCTGGAGCTGAACCTTGCCGGCCTCGACCGTTCGGTGCTTGCCCGGCATGATATCGGCGAGGCCGCCTCGAGGATTGCGGTGATGACGCCGGTAAGACGCGCGCTCGTCAAGGCCCAGCAGCGTTTTGCCGCAAAGGAGCCGGGCACGGTGCTGGATGGCCGCGATATCGGAACGGTGGTCTGCCCGGATGCGCCGGTGAAGCTTTACGTCACCGCTTCGCCTGACGTGCGGGCGCGACGCCGTTATGACGAGATTCTCGCCAATGGCGGGGAAGCCGATTACGAGGCCATCTTCGCCGAGGTGAAGAAGCGCGACGAGCGTGACATGGGCCGCGCCGACAGCCCGCTGAAGCCCGCGGAAGACGCGCACTTGCTAGATACGTCGGAAATGAGTATAGAGGCGGCGTTTCAGGCCGCGCGGGCGATCATCGACGCCGCCCTGGAGAAATAG